In one window of Mauremys reevesii isolate NIE-2019 linkage group 22, ASM1616193v1, whole genome shotgun sequence DNA:
- the ZFP36 gene encoding mRNA decay activator protein ZFP36, with amino-acid sequence MSSMVDVKTLYENLLNLNLSEGRDASAGSEPLGGGGDSHVWPLRTVWSPSTEQTRSLPEPAAPRPSFRTDRSLSLIEGRALPPPPPGFPPLQPPPSPALSARYKTELCRTYSETGRCRYGTKCQFAHGAGELRSLSRHPKYKTELCHKFYLHGECPYGSRCHFVHYPEERGLAASPQLLRQSLSYTGVPAARQGSPPPGISDPASFTRAPSISPPPASDLLSPPFARLNSEPVPRMATLGEALASSAPSGRCTCRCGGNGRLGTFESPRDYYAAAPGMPVASGLPRTPSSNSLSDQDCYSSSGSLSGSESPVFEMLPTSGTWSGTRRLPIFNRISVSESGEVLE; translated from the exons ATGAGCTCCATGGTGGATGTAAAAACCTTGTACGAG AACCTCCTGAACCTGAATCTGAGCGAGGGGCGAGATGCTTCGGCCGGCTCTGAGCCCCTGGGGGGCGGCGGCGACTCCCACGTCTGGCCCCTGCGCACGGTCTGGAGCCCCAGCACGGAGCAGACGCGCTCCCTGCCCGAGCCGGCGGCCCCACGCCCTTCGTTCCGCACCGACCGCTCCCTCAGCCTGATTGAGGGCCGGGCcctgccaccccctcctcctgGCTTCCCCCCGCTGCAGCCCCCGCCGTCCCCCGCCCTCTCGGCCCGCTACAAGACGGAGCTGTGCCGCACCTACAGTGAGACGGGCCGCTGCCGGTACGGCACCAAGTGCCAGTTCGCCCACGGGGCCGGGGAGCTGCGGAGCCTGAGCCGTCACCCCAAGTACAAGACGGAGCTGTGCCACAAATTCTACCTCCACGGCGAATGCCCCTACGGCTCCCGCTGCCACTTTGTCCACTACCCGGAAGAGCGGGGGCTGGCCGCCTCCCCGCAGCTTCTGCGCCAGAGCCTCAGCTACACCGGGGTGCCTGCTGCCCGCCAGGGCTCCCCGCCGCCTGGCATCTCCGACCCGGCCTCTTTCACCCGGGCGCCCTCCATCTCCCCGCCTCCCGCCAGCGATCTCCTCTCACCGCCCTTCGCCCGCCTCAACTCGGAGCCCGTCCCTCGCATGGCCACCCTGGGAGAAGCCCTGGCCTCTTCCGCCCCCAGTGGGCGCTGCACCTGCCGCTGTGGTGGCAACGGCAGGCTGGGCACCTTCGAGAGCCCCCGGGACTACTACGCTGCCGCCCCGGGCATGCCCGTCGCCTCCGGCCTCCCCAGGACCCCTTCCTCCAACTCGCTTTCCGACCAGGATTGCTACAGCAGCTCGGGCAGCCTCAGTGGCTCCGAATCGCCCGTCTTCGAGATGCTGCCCACCAGCGGGACCTGGAGTGGCACCCGCCGCCTGCCCATTTTCAACCGCATCTCCGTGTCGGAGAGCGGGGAGGTTTTGGAATAG